The following nucleotide sequence is from Actinomycetota bacterium.
GGGATCGAGCGCATGCGCATTCTGCTCAAAGCCTGCAGCGAAGACCTCGCATGCCCGGCGCTCTGCGGCGGCGACGCGGTTGGAAGCATGCTTTCGAACACCCACTCGCCCACGGGCGGAGACCTCACCGGTGGTGAATTCACGCGCAATGACCACCGACAATTTGGCCCTGACCTGCTCTTCAGACCACTCGTGCGGCGCGAAAGCACGAACCGCGGCCTCGATGCGTGCGGTGATCTCGGCGCCCTTGTTTTCGCACACGATCTCCTCGACGGTGCGCGCCCAGAAGTCGTCGTCCCACGCTCCAGGCTGCTTTGCGGCATCAACAGGGTCCGCAGAGAAAGCAGCGCCAAGATCAATGTCCGATTCGCGTGCCCGGTCGATCATCCGAGCTCGGACTTGGCCCCACGTGAGGGTCTGCTCGCCCTTCGCGCGGGTGATCTTGCGCTTGGCTCGCGAGTCCAGAATCTGCAGCCGAGAGCGATCCACACCGACCGACTCCTCGTGCAACGATTCCAGTGTTTCTGCGCGCACAAGTGCCTGCGCCTGGGAATAGAAGGCCATGAGATCCGCATCAGCGCCGATGACCTCCCACTGGCTACCGGCGAGATCGAACTCCCATCCGGTCACGAGCCCGCGCTGCGTGGACAACTGGCGCAAGTGCCGCTCAAATTGTGCCTGGAGCCACCACGAATGGTTCACCATGTCGGCCCCACCGGTCGCCATCGTGCGTTCCACCCCATCGACGCAAACAACCCGGTTGGGGATCATCACGTGCCCATGCAAGTGTGGATCTAGTTCACGCGAGTACGACTCAATCGACACCGTCGCCGCGTATCCGAGTCCTTGAATAGGTATGGTCTTTTGCCCATCTCCTTCGTGTCCGGTACGTCCGTGAGCAACCCGCGCCATGAGCTCATCGGTAGCTTGACGCGCGGCATCTCGGATGGTCTCGAGCCACTGCTCACGCGTTGCTGGATCGGCAACGAATGCGGCAACGCTGAACGACTTCGGACACGTCAGCGTCATCTCGTAGCCCGCATTGCCAACCTCAGACGTTCGTTCGGCTTGCGCGCGAACTCGCTCCCAAACCCACCGGCCCAAGGCCTCATTTGACAGCAATAGATCGATCGGATTGCCATCAAACTCTTGCGGAGTTCCCTCCTCATGGAGCGCACGATGGTGCGCACCCAACCGGCGCATCACCTCGACTCGATCGAACTGGACGGGAGGCGGCACGACGTCCTGCCCATCTCGTGTGTGCGCGCGGTAGAGCTTCCAGGCATGCTCATTGGAGCGCAACAACGCCTCCGCGGAACGTATGACCAATGTCCCATTTGGCCGATTGCTCGCGCCGGTCAGGGCCCTCAGGTATGCAGCCCTGTCACGGCCAGGCCACAAGGACTCAGGCTGGATCGCGGCAGCATCACAGGCTTCTTTGAGGACCGTGAAGTAGGGAGAAGCGGCCACGCGAGCCTGACGATTCCTCTGCGTTCGTACGCGGATGCGCTCCCCGCTTT
It contains:
- a CDS encoding relaxase domain-containing protein → MDAQEAQVDYRLGADSVDSRQVWFLGKGATAERLAYRPGELVTASDGRIVRDAMYGIDRESGERIRVRTQRNRQARVAASPYFTVLKEACDAAAIQPESLWPGRDRAAYLRALTGASNRPNGTLVIRSAEALLRSNEHAWKLYRAHTRDGQDVVPPPVQFDRVEVMRRLGAHHRALHEEGTPQEFDGNPIDLLLSNEALGRWVWERVRAQAERTSEVGNAGYEMTLTCPKSFSVAAFVADPATREQWLETIRDAARQATDELMARVAHGRTGHEGDGQKTIPIQGLGYAATVSIESYSRELDPHLHGHVMIPNRVVCVDGVERTMATGGADMVNHSWWLQAQFERHLRQLSTQRGLVTGWEFDLAGSQWEVIGADADLMAFYSQAQALVRAETLESLHEESVGVDRSRLQILDSRAKRKITRAKGEQTLTWGQVRARMIDRARESDIDLGAAFSADPVDAAKQPGAWDDDFWARTVEEIVCENKGAEITARIEAAVRAFAPHEWSEEQVRAKLSVVIAREFTTGEVSARGRVGVRKHASNRVAAAERRACEVFAAGFEQNAHALDP